From Vigna angularis cultivar LongXiaoDou No.4 chromosome 11, ASM1680809v1, whole genome shotgun sequence:
CAATGCGCCTACCTTCCGAACGGTGACTCATTTTACACGTGCATAAACTACGTATAcagtattaaaaaatttcaagcAGCATAAAGAAACATGTGGACATAGGAAGATCGAAATTAACGAAACCTAATACTGGAACAATTTGAAGTTGATTTTTAAGTACAAAATGTGATTCATGTGGGTGAGTAAGCTTTGTGTGGCCGAAAACTAccttctaataaattaaatgctTCCATTCCATCATTGCTTTATCTCGTGGATCGATTCATTCTTTAGCCGAAAATGAAGACCAAAATTTTCACCTTTTCTAAAAAGGAACCTAAAACCCAACGAGTTAGCCCAAACAATCCCCACCTATTTAcacaaaataaacattatttcttttttcataacCCGCTGAACTTCATTGCCTGAACCCGAATCCCACCGGCTGAACCGGGAACTTAAACCCACACGTGTCCACCGGGTTCTGATACCCCTGCGTATAATCGTTCTGAAGAAACCACGGGTTATTGTTGTTTTGGCTTCTCACGCCGCTTTGCACCTCTTCCTCCATCTTTTGCGGAAGCGTAGACTCCACGTGGCAGAAGGTGGGGACATAAAGGTCATTGCACCCGCCGTAGTTCACCATCCCCTGCGTGTGCTCCTGCACCACTTGATTATTCCCCGAAACGAAATCACCCACCGAATTCAGAACCGCAGGGTTGGCCCAATCCACCAACCCTCCCGCACCCAGGTTCTGATGAACGCTCACCTTCTCCTCCTGCTGTGCCTGCATCGTACTGACACGTGGCATCGCGAAACATCGTTCGTCGATCGTCGGCAGCGATTCCAGAACGTCGTCCAGATGGGACGAAGACGACGACGACGAACCGTTGCTGTATTGAGTGTGTTCCCTGCTCGAAACGACGCCGTTCTGCGCCGCCTTCTGTGCACTCGAGTTCTTCTTGTATATACGACACAGAACCCAATCGTCCAGCTGCACCATCAATCAAACGCTCCAATCAATTAATGGTGTAACAATTACCATTAATAACATGTTTAAAGAGAACTTATTGCTCCATAAATCATCTATGGTTTCTCAATCTACTGCAACCTTTATTTAATTAACCAAAAAGGAAAGTAAACTcgattatttataatatataccTTGGTTCCGGTGGTCTTTCGGGAAGAGTCAAGGAGGCGATACTCGTGCATGATCCAATTGGTTTTGGTGCCTTTAGGAGCTTTGCCAACGTAAAAGACCAGAGCTTTTTTTATGCCAACTTTTCTACCCTCGGTGGTGATGATCTTGTCGGTTCCGGTGGCTTTCCAATACCCCGACCCGGCTACTCTGTTGGGTCGAGACCCGTTTGGGTACTTCCTGTCTCGAGGGCTGAAAAAGTACCACTCTTTCTCCCCGAAAATCGCCTTGCCTGAGAAATTAACAGCTCGTGTCAATTCAATATAGAACGACaagagaaaaagcaaaaaataaaaagaagagagaaattgTATTTACTTGGGAGAACCCATGGGTCGAACTTGTACAAATCAATTTCAGCAATGATTGGGAGAGAGAAATGGTGGCCGGCGACCTTGCGGCAGAGATACTGAACGAGAAGCTCCTCGTCGGTGGGGTAGAACCGAAAACCAGGTGGTAGACTCAACTGGGCAAGAGGATCTTTCTCTGGAACTCCCATTTTCGAAAGCAATTCAATCGTCTCAGATAACACAACAAAGAAAACCGATGAGGATGAAGTAGTGCAGAGGAAgatgttttgttttctctttcctttcttcttctttttttctcagaAACCGGTAGACATTGGTCGATATTTATAGCGGCACATGGGGTAAGATAAGTACGGTTATCTTTGTCTTACTGTTGGAGAGCGGGACCCACTTGAGTTACTCGCCTGTTGGACTTCACCACGTGTCTGGAACAAAAAGGCGTCCAGACAGTCGACCTTATCGGTTCCGATACGGTCGTGGTCGTTCGGTAGGTGCATTGCATGTAGCCGTAAAactcaaagttaaaaaaaaaataaaaaatataaaaaataaaagcaccTACTTTTCATTCAAGGTTAAAAGTAAAAGACAGAAAAATCCACACGGGATTGCGCCATTCCCGTGAAAGTTAAAAGCCTAAATCAGATTCATACAGCAAATGTAAGAGAATTTCTTCAATCaaggaattaaaaaaataaaaaaagctaGCACGAACCAGATTTGATTGAGCGACACGTGTATGTGATAGTGTTCCATGTTGAGTGTTCTAGAAGCGGAGTTGTGCAGTATCCACTATGGTGTGTCTGAGATGAAAGCAGTGTTTTAAAAAAGAGTGCGAAATCATTTTTCACGCGCGAGTTTAAACCACGTCGGCAATGGCTAAAGAGAGGGTGCGGGAAGAGTGTACACGTGCGGGCACGTGTCCATGTAAGAGATAGATTGAGAGAGTTAGGCTGGACTTTTGTTACAACCGGTAACATAGAAAACGATAGCTCAAAGCAGCACAAAAGGTTCGTGCGGTGGCCGCTTCCACCTTCGACACGTGTccccctcttcttttcttttctttcctccTTTCCGTTTTGCCCTTTTTAATCtaccaatatttttattattataatatttatttattaataataatgcgTGTTTCTTTCCCTGATCAAACTCCGTTACAAGTATGAACATATAATTGGTATGTTGGTGTGGCTTAGCTTTCAAAGTATAGGGTCATTTTCGTAGAAAAGATAGGGTGGTGACGTGGTGGTAAAGGTCAAAATATTGTAAATTGTGGTATTATGTAATGTAATGTAATGCAGTGGCGCGATTGTTCGTGATTGATTGGTGACGTATTAGAGTTTTGTGAACGTGTGTTGGAGATAGGGAAGGGAAGAAATTGTGATGGGCATGTTTTAGAGGTGTTGTGTGTCTGTTTAGCGAAGAAGATGTACAAATGTGTAAGAAAAGGTAAGTGCGAGAACAAAAAGATAATGTGACGTGGAGATATATATTTACCAAGCATTATATATAGTATGAGCACACAATGGAGAAATTAATTGTGTGGTTGACAAATGATGTGAAAATGTTGAAGATTGGAGAAGGAGAGGCACTGTGGTCAATAGGGTGTTACTTTGAATTGGCCTTGTGCCACGTTTGGATTTCAAGTACAAGAGGTGGCCTTAGTTCAATGGTTAAACCAATCACAAACATCAAACGGGAACGTTCATTCAACCCACCTAACTAGCTTTTGCTTTTACAATCAATCTATTTCTATCTTAAGCGAttaattcatttcattttctcttaattGCTTGTAAGTGTTCAAATTCAAACTTTGCTTCTCTTGCTTACTTTATATTTTGCTAATTAACCATCGGTTTTTTTTCTATGGCACCCTTTCTTACAGACTTCCTTTTTATGTTACTTgactagtatatatatatggaagGAAAATTCGTACGGCCTGTAATATTGACGACTTCATTCAAATTCTACTTTTTACCAAAAGCTTGGTCAATTGTTCGATcgcattttcactttttctagCATAAATTAAGGTTGTTTCTCTTAAGAACTAGTTTATGTTGAGCTgcaactttaataattattttgcatGGTGACGTATTTGATGTGGTTTCAAAAGACCGGTTACATGGGAGAGTAGTAAAGTTTGTATAgcgataatatatatatatatatatatatatatatatatatatatatatatatatatatatatatataaaagaaaaagtctttgtttttatttatttttccatgtagACAGGACTTGAATCGATTTTGAATTGTAAAATGGGGTGATCATGTCAAACTTTACGTTTGTTAAATAAAATCACATGCATAAATGAAGTTCTTGGGCAAAGTCcagaaaagagaagaggaaaaCACGAGTGGTAGCTGTACTACTTCATTATTGTCAAATTTGTCTCGTTGACCAAAAAAATTGTCATGACTTTTCTCCTTCGTCGATCAAGTGCAATATTCATAGTTATACAGCCATGAGTTATGTACTTTTTTCTAAGCAAGGAATATAATCCATAATATACTAAAAAGCAGTAACAACTTAAGGAAACTTTTCCAAAGTTTAATAATGTTTATACCCAGTTGGGAATTAGAAGTTTTGAACTTCAGAGGCATTACTTCATTCTACATACTATATTGAGTTTTACGTCTatatttttgtaacatcccaaaatatagtaattaccataatcagaattaattacattaatttaataaaacagtgcagtcttacaaaacCGAACGAGCGTTAAATGTCGAACGACCAAAATATACAGAAATAACGAACGCTTAAACATACAGGAGTTCAGGgacgaacgaccttacaaaactataaccgaacgtccacaaaataaaattagcGAAACTAAAACACACGagcgagcgctctagggctcggctttaacttcaaCGTCCACCAGAGttgcgtcctccaaattttcttcttctagcatttcttcaagtgacgctccaccgtctgctcacatccacacggatgatcattgcaaggacaagacgaacgtacagatacgatggacaacacaaggaaaacggaagggtaagcttatatagtttaaattaaacatcaacacatacaaTATTTCATTCCACACAAACACATAATTTAACCTATAATCATCATGTAGTATCAATATAAatgacgaccgtccggactgtatgaactgtgtagctacaggcgtccttgcacccgagtggtgtagtaactgggagaccctcaacagctgccactcgaggttagtccgttcttacgtcgcccatgttaacttatggactaaggaccttctgccattcccacacatgaactactctcctctacatgaagatgagtatcacggaatatcaggatggaccaagccagcattagcaatagccacagtcatactttaccaatttaatATCCAACCATATGAGacgttccaccctggaacgctcgtccaaattccataatcatataatcatgtaatatagtgttcacacgtCTTAATGTCTCTTattcataacattttcattctatgttccactttcataaaaagacgaacgtccaACTTTATGAAGGAAGAGGACGAACGTAAAAAAAATCAGAAGTTATAAGGACTCCAATATCAATTAGGAAGACTCCAAAGGAATAAGactattttcttaataatttagaTACCAAGAGGTCAGATTGACTCAACTCGGACGAATATACATTAAGAGGAATACTTAATTAAATTGGGAACTTTTTGGTTAAAATGGgacgactgccagtcaatgaccgaacgcgccAATATAAAACCACTAGccatttaggacgaacgctatttacgttcgttaagAAATCAATCACCAAGACGAACGTTcgtttaagaccgaacgctaccttaaagcgaacgctaggtagatgaccgaAGACCAATCATGACGAACGCTTAgttcaagaccgagcgctctttaggacgaacgttcggtattagaccgaacgctctttaggacgaacgttcagtgTAAAACCGATCGTTACTTAATTACGTACCATTTAAAGCGTACGACAATTCCATGCTGAGCCGAGcgctcaaacatagtaattcgaaataaggacgctcgttctcaaattgaattcttcccaaatgaaagaattctactcTAAGTTAATTCCAGGGAAcacgaacggtataagaccgtacggtgACGAGCGTAATTTATCATAGGAGAATTATCATATCCAGATTTTTCAACTATCTTAACTTTAACATTTTCCATATGATTCATATCTAGTAAAATTCTTATCCCTGCTTCATTTTCATACTATACagatctcatcattttaatacatTCACCCATACCATAACCATGCATCTTTCATACGTATCCAAAtcaacatacatttcaaccaacagaAAAACATACACAACATCAGTGATCGTTCATACAACTCAAACAGCATACTTTTCATATATCCAGATCAAATCATGCAgcatacaagtataaattaaacatataagcttcccttacctggatagcagtgtacgcccTAATGCAAAAGTTGGGTTTGTCTCTTACAGCGTTCTACCCTCAGTTTCACTAGACACTTTCACTTGATctaaacaccaaaatcagaaTAACTCAGACCTAGAACCCATGCGTGTAACCAAACTAAGGTTCGCATGAATCCAGAAAATAAAAGGTTGacgacgagaacttaccagttccgatccaagttctgttcggtccaaaaggaagatcacagctggacgaacgttcctacggttctgaaacgtgatcggagaagggaacagtgagttacagaagagagaagttggaaggttctagagagaagttggagaagatgaaggtttGAGTTTCGTGAGGTAGAAGATGAGTGATGCGGTGAGAGAGAGAGTTTTTAAAAATCTAGTTTTGTTAAACTCACGttcgtttgaacgaacgtctcccaagccgacacctgcacaccaAACTCTGAAATGGAAGCTTCTCCCGCGACAGGTGGCGTGTGTGCATGTGgtgcaa
This genomic window contains:
- the LOC108334386 gene encoding NAC domain-containing protein 72 gives rise to the protein MGVPEKDPLAQLSLPPGFRFYPTDEELLVQYLCRKVAGHHFSLPIIAEIDLYKFDPWVLPSKAIFGEKEWYFFSPRDRKYPNGSRPNRVAGSGYWKATGTDKIITTEGRKVGIKKALVFYVGKAPKGTKTNWIMHEYRLLDSSRKTTGTKLDDWVLCRIYKKNSSAQKAAQNGVVSSREHTQYSNGSSSSSSSHLDDVLESLPTIDERCFAMPRVSTMQAQQEEKVSVHQNLGAGGLVDWANPAVLNSVGDFVSGNNQVVQEHTQGMVNYGGCNDLYVPTFCHVESTLPQKMEEEVQSGVRSQNNNNPWFLQNDYTQGYQNPVDTCGFKFPVQPVGFGFRQ